The following coding sequences lie in one Hoplias malabaricus isolate fHopMal1 chromosome 14, fHopMal1.hap1, whole genome shotgun sequence genomic window:
- the mob3a gene encoding MOB kinase activator 3A, with translation MSLALKQVFNKDRTFRPKRKFEPGTQRFELHKKAQASLNAGLDLKLAVQLPHGEDLNDWVAVHAVDFFNRINLIYGTISDSCTEQSCPVMSGGPKYEYRWQDEHKYKRPTALPAPKYMSLLMDWIEVQINNEHIFPTNVGTPFPKSFMQVAKKILSRLFRVFVHVYIHHFDRVSHMGAEAHVNTCYKHFYYFVTEFSLIDQKELEPLKEMTTRMCH, from the exons ATGTCCTTGGCCCTGAAACAAGTCTTTAACAAAGACAGAACGTTCCGTCCGAAGCGGAAGTTCGAGCCGGGGACTCAGCGGTTCGAGCTGCATAAGAAAGCCCAGGCGTCTCTGAACGCAGGTCTGGACCTGAAGCTGGCTGTCCAGCTGCCCCACGGCGAGGACCTGAACGACTGGGTGGCTGTCCATGCGGTGGACTTCTTCAACCGCATCAACCTCATCTACGGCACCATCAGCGACTCCTGCACCGAGCAGAGCTGCCCTGTGATGTCGGGGGGGCCCAAGTACGAGTACCGCTGGCAGGATGAGCACAAGTACAAACGACCCACCGCACTGCCCGCCCCCAAGTACATGAGCCTGCTGATGGACTGGATCGAGGTACAGATCAACAACGAGCACATCTTCCCCACCAATGTCG GTACTCCCTTCCCCAAGAGCTTCATGCAAGTAGCCAAGAAGATCCTGTCGCGCTTGTTCCGCGTATTTGTTCACGTGTACATACACCACTTCGACCGCGTGAGTCACATGGGAGCGGAGGCACACGTCAACACCTGTTACAAGCATTTCTACTACTTCGTTACTGAATTCAGCCTCATAGACCAAAAGGAACTGGAGcctctg AAAGAGATGACGACACGGATGTGCCACTGA